GCGCAAAACCGTCAACAAGAACACCGTTGGCGCGGAACAGAAAATGAAATCTGCGTGAACATTTCGATCTCAACACGGTTTATGGCGACAACATGTGCAGAAAGCTCCTCTTAAAAAATCATGGTCAACTGCACCCCAACCCTGTTCACCGTAAATTCCTCGTCCGGATCATCCGACGAAGAATCCTTGAACCTGTAGTAGCATCCGATGTTCATCCTTTCAGTCACGGCATACGCCAGAAGCAGGTTCGCGTACCATCTCCTGGTGTCGTCGGAATCGTCCCTGAAGTCGCGGCTGAGTCCGACCGTCCCGGTCAGCCGCGATGTCAACTCCCGGACGACGTTCAGTCCCAAGACCGTGCGGCGCACGGACTCCCCGTCGTCCCCATCCCTTTGATCCCTTTCGTCGTAGTCCTCGTCGTAGTTCTCGTCGTAGTCCTCGATGGTGGTCCAGATGCTCGCGGTGGTGCGGGTCCAGGCCTTGGTCAGGCGGACCGTGCCGAAACGGCGTTCATATGTGTCCGCGGTGTCGGGATCGTCCTCGAAGGAGACGCCCGTCAGAATCTGCAGGGCCACCACCCCGAAATCGTGATTGAGTCCCGCATCCCAGTACAGGCCCGATGTGGACGATCCTTCGTCGCGATAGCGCGTGAAGTGCGGACCGATTTTCGCGAAGACCTCTCCGTTTTCGGAATATGCGTACCGGCCGCCGGCATAGACGATGTGCCTGTCCACGGTTTCATCCTCGGACACCTCCACCGTGTAGGAATACCCGCCGAGCAGCGCCGCGGTGGAAGAAAGCCCGTATTCCCCGTCCACGAAGCCGCGGTGGATGTCCTTGGAATCCATGTCCTCGTCGTCGTACCAGATGTTGCTCAAGGCATACCCGATCCTGGCGCTGCCGCGTTCGCCGAACCGCGGCGCGATATACGGAGAGATGGTGAACATGTTCTGCTGCACGAGCCTTGTCGTACCGTCATCCTCCGACGCGTCCCCCAAGGTGCGGTCCCTGTTGACCAGGCGATAGACGTCCGAGGCTTCCAGGAACAGGAAGCTGTCCATGGCGTCGAGCAGGGCATGGGCCCTCAGGTCGTGGTTGAACTCCTCGTCCCGGGTCTGCCGTGCGTAATATCGGTAGTCCCCCCTGTAGGCGGCGTCGAATTCCAGTCTACCCCCCTCGTTTTTATAGGAGAGCGCGGGTCGCAGGGCGGTAACGTAATCCTCTTCGCCGTGACGTTCCTCTTTCGTGTTGTCGTTGAACTCCTCACTCACGCTCACGGAAGCCTGCCAGGCCGGCTCGGCCCAGACACCTGAGGCGACGGCCACGAAACACACGGTGATCGCCAGCTGAATTCCCGTAATCGCTCTCATCCCCATGCCTCCCGATAGATGAAGATTCAAACCCGCAACGCCCCTAGTTGCCCCACAGGTACCGCCACAAGGCCTTCATGGCTCCGGGCTGCGTCTTCGCGTCCGGTTCGTCCTGGG
This region of Desulfomicrobium escambiense DSM 10707 genomic DNA includes:
- a CDS encoding TIGR03016 family PEP-CTERM system-associated outer membrane protein translates to MRAITGIQLAITVCFVAVASGVWAEPAWQASVSVSEEFNDNTKEERHGEEDYVTALRPALSYKNEGGRLEFDAAYRGDYRYYARQTRDEEFNHDLRAHALLDAMDSFLFLEASDVYRLVNRDRTLGDASEDDGTTRLVQQNMFTISPYIAPRFGERGSARIGYALSNIWYDDEDMDSKDIHRGFVDGEYGLSSTAALLGGYSYTVEVSEDETVDRHIVYAGGRYAYSENGEVFAKIGPHFTRYRDEGSSTSGLYWDAGLNHDFGVVALQILTGVSFEDDPDTADTYERRFGTVRLTKAWTRTTASIWTTIEDYDENYDEDYDERDQRDGDDGESVRRTVLGLNVVRELTSRLTGTVGLSRDFRDDSDDTRRWYANLLLAYAVTERMNIGCYYRFKDSSSDDPDEEFTVNRVGVQLTMIF